Proteins encoded within one genomic window of Ammonifex degensii KC4:
- the pfkA gene encoding 6-phosphofructokinase, with amino-acid sequence MRRIGVLTSGGDAPGMNAAIRAVVRKGIYEGCEVWGIKRGFAGLIEGDIVPLELGSVADTIHRGGTILLTARSQEFMTEEGRREAFASLHRAGIEGLIGIGGEGTFKGLLTFHRETGFPVIGVPATIDNDIGGTDYTIGFDTAVNNVVDAINKIRDTATSHERTFVVEVMGRNTGFIALTAGLAGGAESILIPEFPFDIETVCQRLMRGMRRGKRHSIIVVAEGVGSAPAIAQEIKQRTGLETKAIILGHIQRGGTPTVFDRVLASIMGARAVELLLAGERRAAVCLVGGEIKHCDLEEALRTTKKIDEAAYKLAEILAI; translated from the coding sequence CGGGGATGAACGCCGCCATAAGGGCAGTAGTGCGCAAAGGGATTTATGAAGGGTGCGAGGTCTGGGGGATCAAGCGGGGTTTTGCCGGTCTTATCGAGGGAGATATCGTTCCTTTGGAGCTGGGATCGGTGGCCGACACCATCCACCGCGGCGGAACCATCCTGCTTACGGCCCGCTCGCAAGAGTTCATGACGGAGGAGGGGCGTCGGGAGGCTTTTGCCTCCCTTCATCGTGCCGGTATTGAGGGGCTAATAGGCATAGGCGGGGAGGGAACTTTTAAGGGACTCCTCACCTTCCACCGGGAGACGGGGTTCCCCGTCATCGGCGTGCCGGCCACCATCGATAACGACATCGGGGGCACCGATTACACCATAGGTTTCGACACGGCGGTAAACAACGTGGTGGACGCTATAAATAAGATAAGGGATACGGCCACCTCCCACGAGCGCACTTTTGTGGTAGAGGTTATGGGGCGCAACACGGGCTTTATCGCCCTAACGGCCGGGCTGGCAGGAGGTGCCGAGTCCATCTTGATCCCCGAGTTCCCCTTCGATATAGAGACGGTCTGCCAGCGCCTCATGCGGGGCATGAGGCGTGGCAAGCGGCACAGCATCATCGTGGTGGCAGAAGGGGTGGGCAGTGCCCCCGCCATTGCGCAGGAGATCAAGCAGCGCACGGGCCTGGAAACCAAGGCTATAATCCTGGGGCACATTCAGCGCGGCGGCACGCCCACCGTGTTCGACCGGGTGCTGGCCAGCATTATGGGGGCAAGGGCGGTGGAGCTCCTGCTGGCTGGGGAAAGGAGGGCAGCCGTGTGTCTGGTGGGAGGGGAGATCAAGCACTGCGACCTGGAGGAAGCCCTTAGGACCACCAAGAAGATCGACGAGGCCGCCTATAAACTGGCCGAAATCTTGGCTATATAA
- the pyk gene encoding pyruvate kinase — protein sequence MLRHTKIVCTIGPSSSNPAVIESLLRAGMDVARINMSHGTQEEHRQRIRLLREIAQRLVKNLGILVDIRGPRIRIGELQGGKVELREGEEVELVPGDFLGTSSRLPVNYPGIVEDLKPGDPVLLADGLIGLRVKEVSPSGVRCRVEAGGELTPHKGVNLPGVKVNLPSLTEKDVEDIKFAVSERVDFLALSYVRRADDVLAARRLLEELGAGDLWLIAKIENREGVENLHAILKVADGVMVARGDLGLEIPLEEVPLVQKEIISRANAAGKPVITATQMLESMIQHPRPTRAEVADVANAILDGTDAVMLSAETAIGHYPAETVATMARIASRTEEAFSYEDSLERRRETQAKHTVTDAISFATCAAARDLGAAAIITATQTGYTARMVAKYRPRAPILAATPRVEVMRRLALVWGVYPILVERMENTDQMIDEAVRAAMASGYIKSGDLVVITAGVPVGVHGTTNLLKVHTVGDVLARGMGIGAKSVTGRVRIAKTAKEALEKVQPGDILVAPATDKEYIPAIRKCAGIVTEVGGVTSHAAIVGLEFGIPVIVGVEGATAILQDGQEVTLDGQRGIIYRGSARVL from the coding sequence GTGCTACGGCACACCAAGATAGTCTGCACCATAGGGCCGTCAAGCTCAAACCCGGCGGTAATCGAGAGCCTGCTCCGGGCGGGCATGGACGTGGCCCGGATAAACATGTCGCACGGCACGCAGGAGGAGCACCGGCAGAGGATCAGGCTTTTGCGGGAGATAGCCCAGCGGCTGGTAAAGAACCTCGGCATCCTGGTGGACATCCGGGGCCCGCGGATAAGAATAGGCGAGCTTCAGGGAGGCAAGGTGGAGCTCCGGGAAGGGGAAGAGGTAGAGCTCGTTCCTGGAGACTTTCTGGGCACTTCCTCCCGCCTGCCGGTAAACTACCCGGGTATCGTAGAGGACCTCAAACCCGGCGATCCGGTACTGCTGGCTGACGGGCTCATCGGCCTGCGGGTAAAGGAGGTTTCTCCTTCCGGGGTCAGGTGCCGGGTAGAGGCGGGCGGGGAGCTTACTCCTCACAAGGGGGTCAACCTGCCGGGGGTCAAGGTCAATCTGCCCTCCCTCACCGAGAAGGATGTGGAGGATATAAAGTTTGCCGTGAGCGAGCGGGTGGATTTCTTAGCCCTCTCCTACGTGCGCCGGGCCGACGACGTGCTGGCGGCCCGGCGCCTCCTGGAGGAGCTGGGGGCAGGAGATCTCTGGCTCATTGCCAAGATCGAAAACCGCGAGGGTGTGGAGAACCTGCATGCCATTTTAAAGGTGGCCGACGGTGTGATGGTAGCCCGGGGGGATTTGGGACTGGAGATTCCCCTGGAGGAAGTTCCTTTGGTGCAAAAAGAGATTATTTCCCGCGCCAACGCCGCCGGTAAGCCGGTGATCACGGCTACCCAGATGCTGGAGTCCATGATCCAGCACCCGCGCCCCACCCGGGCCGAGGTGGCCGACGTGGCTAACGCCATCCTGGACGGCACCGACGCGGTCATGCTCTCTGCTGAGACGGCCATCGGGCATTACCCGGCGGAGACGGTGGCTACCATGGCTCGCATCGCGAGCCGAACCGAAGAGGCTTTCTCCTATGAGGATTCGCTGGAGCGCCGGCGGGAGACACAGGCCAAGCACACCGTAACCGATGCCATAAGTTTCGCCACCTGTGCCGCCGCCCGGGACCTGGGGGCGGCGGCCATAATCACCGCTACTCAGACCGGCTACACGGCCCGCATGGTGGCAAAGTACCGGCCACGGGCTCCTATCCTGGCGGCGACGCCGCGGGTGGAAGTGATGCGGCGCCTAGCCTTGGTCTGGGGGGTATACCCTATCTTAGTGGAGCGTATGGAGAATACCGACCAGATGATAGATGAGGCGGTACGGGCGGCCATGGCCTCCGGCTACATCAAGTCAGGGGATCTGGTGGTAATAACGGCCGGCGTGCCCGTAGGAGTACACGGTACTACCAATCTTTTGAAGGTGCATACCGTGGGAGATGTGCTGGCACGAGGGATGGGCATAGGAGCCAAGTCGGTAACGGGAAGGGTAAGAATAGCGAAGACCGCCAAAGAAGCCCTGGAGAAGGTACAGCCGGGGGACATTTTGGTGGCCCCGGCCACGGACAAAGAGTATATCCCGGCCATTCGGAAGTGCGCCGGGATCGTCACCGAAGTGGGAGGGGTAACCTCCCACGCGGCCATCGTGGGCCTGGAGTTCGGCATCCCGGTCATCGTGGGGGTGGAAGGGGCTACGGCCATCCTGCAGGACGGCCAGGAAGTGACCCTGGATGGGCAGAGGGGTATCATTTACCGGGGCTCGGCGCGGGTACTCTAG
- a CDS encoding DedA family protein — protein MGEAILGKLSALGLGGLALGSFLEALGIPLFPGGIMVILAGFLVARGHFPFPAALTATVAGFALGSLIAYLVGRRVGEDFFDVLGHRFRLPLSRLEQARLYLRRFSPGFVLFGRFLPGMGNLVPYLAGMSGISPALFLGLTLVFALAWGTLYLSLGMFFEYGWQQAAQKLQPFLLLAGIAGLFVYWFIFQYRPWRRA, from the coding sequence ATGGGGGAAGCAATTTTAGGAAAACTTTCCGCGCTGGGCCTGGGAGGCTTGGCCTTGGGAAGTTTCCTGGAGGCACTGGGGATACCCCTTTTCCCCGGCGGAATCATGGTCATCCTGGCTGGCTTTCTGGTGGCAAGGGGGCACTTTCCCTTCCCCGCCGCCCTCACCGCTACGGTGGCCGGTTTCGCGCTGGGCTCTCTCATCGCTTATCTAGTGGGCAGGAGGGTGGGAGAGGATTTCTTTGATGTTTTGGGCCACCGGTTTCGCCTCCCTTTATCGCGCCTGGAACAGGCCCGCCTTTACTTGCGCCGCTTTTCTCCAGGTTTCGTCCTTTTTGGCCGCTTCTTGCCGGGAATGGGCAATCTTGTGCCTTACTTAGCCGGCATGAGTGGGATAAGCCCTGCCCTTTTCCTGGGTCTCACCCTCGTGTTTGCCCTCGCCTGGGGGACACTTTACCTTTCTTTAGGCATGTTTTTCGAGTACGGCTGGCAGCAAGCCGCGCAGAAACTGCAACCTTTTCTGCTCTTGGCAGGGATAGCGGGTCTTTTTGTTTACTGGTTCATTTTCCAGTACCGCCCCTGGCGCAGGGCCTGA
- a CDS encoding intein-containing adenosylcobalamin-dependent ribonucleoside-diphosphate reductase, translating into MLVKSLELFSQGRGESLLKLDANSRIILEGRYLKRDEAGNVVETPEEMFWRVARAVAEAEARFGASAQEVEEWARRFFELMASLDFLPNSPTLINAGRELGQLAACFVLPIEDSIESIFETLKYAALIHKSGGGTGFDFSRLRPKGDPVRSTGGVASGPVSFMRIFNAATEEIKQGGVRRGANMGILRADHPDIMEFVACKEEEGAFRNFNISVAVTDAFFETLARSGEWELVFRGKVYRRLPARELFDWIVQHAHANGEPGLLFLDAINRANPTPALGRIEATNPCVTGDTLVYTDQGLVRVKELAQQERPPMLVADSRVSSERFVPASAAFATGKKQVFKLVTREGFEVRLTADHLVMTERGWVAARDLVKGDRIFVLDRPGGFGTEGSYELGLVLGWLVGDGGIKADKAVLSFFGEEKGELAPAFAAAGAVVCPSLNGRPYKVGVVEILGRNEARVQSTRLRELVEQWGLAEKKLQVPEVVFRGSRDMQVGFLRALFSADGRVEKGSGSRYAVVLTSVDRDFLRDVQRLLLNFGIYSRIFRGRHRSELRALPNGRGGRSEYPCQEVCDLRISGESLITFYQEIGFLPGHKAEQLAKIVASFRRGPYRKPFVARFEALIPDGEEMVYDLTVPAVHAFVANGLVVHNCGEQPLLPYESCNLGSINLLNMVDGAGFSWEKLREVVHLAVRFLDDVIEVNNFPVPAIAAATRRTRKVGLGVMGWADALFKLGIPYDSEAALGLGAEVMRFIREEARAASRQLAEERGTFPAWEDSVYYPHLPLRNATLTTIAPTGSISAIAGVSPGIEPVFALAYTRMVLDGKKLLVVDKVFQEYVEQNFPPSRREEIMAGVSRTGNLGLCAEELDLPEDMRRLFKTALEIAPEWHLRHQATFQQYTDNAVSKTINLPSDSSPEEVGQIFWKAFELKVKGLTVYRTGSRREQPLLLPTTCRPCRLR; encoded by the coding sequence ATGTTGGTGAAGTCTTTGGAGCTTTTTAGCCAAGGCAGGGGAGAGAGTTTGCTTAAACTGGACGCCAACAGCCGTATCATTTTAGAAGGGCGCTATTTAAAGCGGGACGAAGCAGGGAACGTGGTAGAAACGCCGGAAGAAATGTTCTGGCGGGTGGCCCGGGCGGTGGCTGAGGCCGAAGCCCGCTTCGGGGCCAGCGCGCAGGAGGTAGAGGAGTGGGCCCGGCGCTTTTTTGAATTGATGGCTTCCTTAGACTTCCTGCCCAACAGTCCTACTTTAATCAATGCGGGGCGGGAGCTGGGACAGCTAGCCGCCTGTTTTGTTTTACCCATAGAAGACAGCATCGAGTCCATATTCGAGACCTTGAAATATGCGGCTTTGATTCACAAGAGTGGGGGCGGCACGGGCTTTGATTTTTCCCGCCTGCGCCCCAAGGGCGACCCGGTGCGCTCTACCGGAGGGGTGGCTTCGGGGCCGGTTAGCTTCATGCGCATCTTCAACGCCGCCACCGAGGAGATCAAGCAGGGAGGGGTGCGCCGGGGGGCCAATATGGGAATTTTGCGGGCGGACCACCCCGACATAATGGAGTTTGTGGCCTGCAAAGAAGAGGAAGGGGCTTTTAGGAACTTCAACATATCGGTGGCGGTAACGGATGCCTTTTTCGAGACCTTAGCCCGCTCCGGGGAGTGGGAGCTGGTTTTCCGGGGCAAGGTTTACCGACGCCTGCCGGCACGCGAGCTCTTCGACTGGATCGTGCAGCACGCGCACGCCAACGGGGAGCCAGGGCTTTTGTTCCTGGACGCTATCAACCGGGCCAACCCCACGCCGGCGCTAGGAAGGATCGAGGCCACCAATCCCTGCGTTACAGGTGATACTCTGGTATATACCGATCAGGGCTTGGTCCGGGTAAAAGAGCTAGCACAGCAAGAGAGACCCCCTATGTTGGTGGCCGATAGTCGGGTGAGTTCAGAGCGCTTTGTGCCTGCGTCCGCTGCCTTCGCTACTGGGAAAAAGCAAGTGTTCAAACTGGTGACGCGGGAAGGATTCGAAGTACGGCTGACGGCTGATCACCTGGTGATGACCGAACGCGGGTGGGTGGCGGCACGCGATTTGGTGAAAGGGGACCGCATCTTCGTTTTGGACCGCCCCGGCGGGTTCGGTACCGAGGGGTCGTATGAACTCGGTCTGGTTCTGGGTTGGCTGGTTGGAGACGGCGGCATCAAGGCCGACAAAGCAGTTCTTAGTTTCTTCGGCGAAGAAAAAGGAGAACTTGCGCCTGCCTTCGCTGCTGCTGGTGCGGTAGTATGCCCGAGCCTCAATGGGCGCCCTTACAAAGTGGGTGTGGTAGAGATTCTTGGGCGGAATGAGGCTCGCGTGCAGTCGACGCGTCTGCGGGAGCTGGTTGAGCAGTGGGGGCTTGCCGAAAAGAAGCTGCAGGTGCCGGAGGTTGTGTTCCGTGGTTCTCGCGATATGCAGGTAGGATTCCTGCGGGCACTGTTCAGTGCTGATGGACGTGTAGAGAAAGGATCCGGCTCCCGTTACGCAGTTGTGCTTACGTCAGTCGACCGGGACTTCCTCCGGGACGTGCAGCGGCTTCTCTTAAATTTCGGTATTTACAGCCGGATTTTCCGGGGTCGTCACAGATCGGAACTCCGGGCCCTACCCAACGGTCGCGGCGGACGGTCCGAGTACCCTTGTCAGGAAGTGTGTGATCTGCGTATTAGTGGCGAGTCGCTGATAACTTTCTACCAGGAGATAGGTTTCTTGCCCGGCCATAAAGCTGAGCAACTGGCCAAAATTGTCGCCAGCTTTCGGCGTGGTCCGTACCGAAAGCCCTTTGTAGCCCGTTTTGAAGCTTTGATCCCTGACGGTGAGGAGATGGTATACGACCTGACGGTTCCTGCAGTTCATGCCTTCGTGGCTAACGGGCTGGTAGTACACAACTGCGGGGAGCAGCCCCTTCTCCCTTATGAGTCTTGCAACCTGGGGTCGATAAACCTGCTCAACATGGTGGACGGTGCTGGGTTTTCCTGGGAGAAATTGCGTGAGGTAGTTCACCTGGCGGTGCGCTTTCTGGACGACGTGATCGAGGTGAACAACTTCCCTGTGCCGGCTATAGCGGCGGCCACCCGGCGTACACGCAAGGTGGGCTTGGGGGTTATGGGCTGGGCCGATGCCCTTTTCAAGCTGGGCATCCCTTACGACTCCGAAGCGGCGCTGGGGCTAGGAGCAGAAGTCATGCGCTTCATCCGGGAGGAGGCGCGGGCAGCTTCCAGGCAATTGGCCGAAGAACGAGGCACTTTCCCTGCCTGGGAAGATTCTGTTTACTATCCCCATCTGCCGCTGCGCAACGCTACCTTAACCACCATAGCTCCCACCGGCTCCATCAGCGCCATTGCCGGCGTCAGTCCGGGTATAGAGCCGGTTTTTGCCCTGGCCTACACGCGGATGGTGCTCGACGGGAAAAAGCTTTTGGTAGTGGATAAAGTATTTCAGGAATACGTGGAGCAGAATTTCCCTCCCTCGCGGCGCGAGGAGATAATGGCCGGGGTGAGCCGGACGGGAAACTTGGGGCTTTGTGCCGAAGAGCTGGATCTACCCGAAGATATGCGGCGCCTTTTCAAGACGGCTCTGGAGATAGCTCCGGAGTGGCACCTGCGCCACCAGGCCACCTTCCAGCAATACACCGACAACGCTGTGAGCAAGACCATCAACCTGCCTTCCGATTCCTCCCCGGAGGAGGTAGGGCAGATCTTCTGGAAGGCCTTCGAACTAAAGGTAAAGGGCCTCACCGTCTACCGCACCGGCTCACGCCGCGAGCAGCCCTTGCTCTTGCCTACTACATGCCGCCCCTGCCGCTTGAGATGA
- a CDS encoding Mur ligase family protein — MAGGKGSSLPGKVVLRLFPQALETWAQRLNSRIIVVTGTNGKTTTNNMLASIFSSLGYWVVTNWEGANLASGLTSAFLRSTSWKGDLSCDWALLEVDEAAFPKVIASLRPAVVVVTNFFRDQLDRYGELDRTVSLVKEALLKLPPTKLVLNADDPLVVKLADTSHPVIFYGIGVPVRAGKEEEPCREARFCPYCGRELQYQYYHYSQLGAYRCPGCGFARPTTQVEALAVKILDGHISCRVRVGDRVVDCELPTLGFYNVYNALAVFGVGMWLGLPTEVIARELGHYVPATGRLQRFVHRGRPVYLNLVKNPAGFNESLRLLSMSSETKDVFIALNDNEADGRDVSWIWDVDFENLLPQGSVLSFVCSGKRAADMALRLRYAGVPLRKIEVLPRLEDGVRAALAGQGKSVYFMATYTALWPVEKLLRRYGKEERDADRLPSLS; from the coding sequence TTGGCGGGGGGGAAGGGCTCTTCCCTTCCCGGGAAGGTAGTTTTGCGCCTTTTTCCTCAGGCCCTGGAGACTTGGGCGCAAAGGCTTAACTCGCGGATAATCGTGGTGACAGGGACCAACGGCAAGACCACCACCAACAACATGCTCGCCTCTATCTTCTCCTCCTTGGGCTACTGGGTAGTGACCAACTGGGAAGGGGCTAATCTAGCTAGTGGCCTCACTTCTGCTTTTCTTCGTTCCACTTCTTGGAAAGGTGACCTTTCCTGCGATTGGGCCTTGCTGGAAGTAGACGAGGCCGCCTTCCCTAAGGTAATTGCCAGCCTTAGGCCAGCGGTAGTGGTGGTTACCAACTTCTTCCGGGACCAGCTTGACCGCTACGGTGAGCTCGACCGCACTGTATCCTTGGTTAAAGAAGCGCTTCTGAAGCTGCCTCCGACCAAGCTGGTGCTGAACGCCGACGATCCTCTGGTGGTGAAGCTGGCAGATACTTCTCACCCGGTGATCTTCTACGGTATCGGCGTTCCCGTACGCGCAGGCAAGGAGGAAGAGCCTTGTCGGGAGGCTAGGTTCTGCCCTTACTGCGGCCGGGAGCTGCAGTACCAGTATTACCACTACAGCCAGCTGGGAGCCTATCGTTGTCCCGGCTGCGGTTTTGCCCGCCCGACAACCCAGGTAGAAGCCCTGGCGGTAAAGATACTCGACGGGCATATATCGTGCCGGGTTCGGGTAGGGGATCGGGTGGTGGATTGTGAACTTCCCACTTTAGGCTTTTACAACGTATACAATGCCCTGGCCGTTTTCGGGGTGGGGATGTGGCTTGGCCTGCCCACGGAAGTGATAGCCCGGGAGCTCGGTCACTACGTGCCGGCTACGGGGAGGTTGCAGCGTTTCGTCCACCGGGGGCGCCCCGTTTACCTCAACCTGGTCAAGAATCCGGCCGGCTTCAACGAGAGCCTGCGCCTGCTAAGCATGTCCTCCGAGACCAAGGACGTGTTTATCGCGCTCAACGACAACGAGGCCGACGGCCGGGACGTCTCTTGGATATGGGACGTGGATTTCGAAAACCTCCTGCCCCAGGGCTCAGTTTTATCCTTTGTTTGCTCCGGCAAAAGAGCGGCGGATATGGCCCTGCGGCTGCGCTACGCGGGCGTTCCTCTGCGCAAAATAGAGGTACTTCCCCGGCTTGAGGACGGGGTGCGCGCGGCTCTAGCGGGGCAAGGCAAGTCGGTATACTTTATGGCCACTTACACCGCTCTCTGGCCGGTGGAGAAATTGCTCAGGCGCTACGGGAAGGAAGAGAGGGATGCTGACCGTTTGCCATCTCTATCCTGA
- a CDS encoding type 1 glutamine amidotransferase, translated as MLTVCHLYPDLLNLYGDRGNVTVFLRRCQWRGIPVRLWEVRFGESVDFTKVDFLFLGGGSDREQQLVVTDLLPRLANLRQAIEEGLVVLAVCGGYQLLGHYYQTAQGEKLPGLGILDLYTEAGEGRLIGDIAVEVQMGGRSQILCGFENHSGRTYLGRVSPLGRVLRGFGNNGWDGTEGARYKNVFGTYLHGPLLPKNPAFADYLISLALGRRGLEIMLPPLPDVLERQAREVILRRLRLRGS; from the coding sequence ATGCTGACCGTTTGCCATCTCTATCCTGACCTATTGAACCTTTACGGTGATCGGGGTAACGTCACCGTCTTCCTGCGCCGCTGCCAGTGGCGTGGAATCCCCGTGCGGCTTTGGGAGGTGCGCTTCGGCGAATCGGTGGACTTCACCAAGGTAGACTTTCTTTTCCTGGGCGGGGGTTCGGACCGGGAGCAGCAGTTGGTGGTTACCGATCTCCTTCCTCGCCTGGCAAACTTGCGTCAGGCGATAGAAGAGGGGCTGGTGGTTCTAGCCGTTTGCGGCGGCTACCAGCTCCTGGGCCATTACTACCAGACGGCGCAAGGCGAAAAGCTGCCCGGGCTAGGTATTTTAGACCTTTACACCGAGGCAGGCGAGGGGCGACTCATAGGGGACATAGCGGTGGAAGTGCAGATGGGAGGGCGTAGCCAGATCCTATGCGGCTTTGAGAACCACTCGGGGCGCACTTATCTGGGCCGGGTAAGCCCACTTGGACGAGTGTTGCGGGGATTCGGGAACAACGGCTGGGATGGGACCGAAGGGGCCAGGTACAAAAATGTCTTCGGCACCTATCTACACGGGCCGCTTCTCCCCAAAAACCCTGCCTTCGCCGACTACCTCATAAGTCTGGCACTTGGTCGCCGGGGCCTGGAGATAATGCTCCCGCCTTTGCCCGACGTGCTGGAAAGACAGGCGCGAGAGGTGATCTTACGCCGCCTTCGCTTGCGGGGTAGCTAA
- a CDS encoding Hsp20/alpha crystallin family protein: MALRSRYDPYREITSLREQMNRLWDFLRPAFGWRGGNWGEAFTPRVDIYQTEDEVIVTAEIPGLESKDDVEVTVTEDTITLRGEIKRDASYTQEGVYHAERYYGSFSRTFSLPAEVKPEEAQATYRNGVLEVRLPKTEAGRRRWVKVPIQ; this comes from the coding sequence ATGGCCCTTCGCAGCAGGTACGATCCTTACAGGGAGATCACCAGCCTGCGGGAGCAGATGAACCGCCTGTGGGACTTCCTTCGCCCCGCCTTCGGCTGGCGAGGAGGAAACTGGGGAGAAGCTTTCACCCCCCGCGTAGACATCTATCAGACCGAAGACGAAGTGATAGTCACCGCTGAGATACCGGGCCTGGAGTCCAAGGACGACGTAGAAGTGACGGTCACCGAAGACACCATCACCCTTCGGGGAGAGATAAAGCGCGACGCCTCCTACACCCAGGAAGGCGTTTACCACGCCGAGCGCTACTACGGTAGCTTCAGCCGCACCTTCAGCCTTCCCGCCGAGGTCAAACCGGAAGAAGCCCAGGCCACCTACCGCAACGGTGTCTTAGAGGTGCGTCTGCCCAAAACCGAGGCTGGCAGGCGCCGCTGGGTAAAGGTGCCGATCCAATGA